In Scomber japonicus isolate fScoJap1 chromosome 7, fScoJap1.pri, whole genome shotgun sequence, one genomic interval encodes:
- the fbxl5 gene encoding F-box/LRR-repeat protein 5 isoform X1, with the protein MAPFPDEVDVFTGPHWRMKQLVGLYCEKLSKTNFSNNNDFRSFLQSLCATFKEFKMHEQIENEYIIGLLQQRCCTVYNVHSDNKLSEMLSLFEKGLHNVKSEYEQLNYAQQLKERLEAFTQDFLPHMKEEEEVFQPMLMQYFTYEELKDIKKQVIAQHCSQQQWDCAAEVLKGFRLWSQAEELQKAFKYADHEKTDYELEQNGNCSTHISQLPTEIMLRLFHYLSPEDLCRCSQVCTSWSELAKTGSLWRHLYPVHWARGDYYNGPPGDLNQEPDDDWVKSRQNEGRAYQEWDEDADVDESDVSGHTEGSLAINTAQREKRLLNGIIQNLLPAVGPSVKSVVLAYSSTVSSKMVRQILSLCPNITHMDLTQTDVTDSAFDSWSSLGACLSLEHLDLSGCEKITDHTLKKLSVGLGDLSSSTCFEKRSDRRAKLLKSSPIPITLMDERNLHPRGRKRQAIIFKQGTGRWGAAGTPTRVWVLDPSDLVDIEDAAEWTRRSGLSLPEAESFVGTQLVGSSCCCRRSRRRGHRTGSNVSFLHQQYAMSGEMFCGHSTCCTNDMALRTINGPQCESGTTRSNTAEFRTKCSSFGGLQCRERQNRTDQTEAKRSLRLLSLSGCYQVTDLGLRALSQRGGLPALEHLNLSGCLFITEVGLQELVSACPSLNDEHFYYCDNINGNIHMWKHKGLLFSLKHRIIHTHTLV; encoded by the exons ATGGCTCCCTTTCCTGACGAGGTGGATGTTTTTACTGGCCCACACTGGCGAATGAAACAGTTAGTGGGCCTATATTGCGAGAAG CTGTCTAAAACCAACTTCTCCAACAACAATGATTTCCGCTCATTTCTTCAGTCACTGTGCGCCACCTTCAAGGAGTTTAAGATGCATGAACAAATTGAGAATGAGTACATTATTGGTCTGTTGCAACAGCGCTGCTGCACTGTGTACAATGTGCACTCTGACAACAAGCTCTCGGAGATGCTGTCCCTCTTTGAAAAGGGGCTGCACAACGTTAAG agTGAATATGAGCAGCTTAACTATGCCCAGCAGCTGAAGGAGAGACTGGAAGCTTTCACACAGGACTTTTTGCCCCAcatgaaagaagaggaagag GTGTTTCAGCCTATGCTTATGCAGTACTTCACCTACGAGGAGCTCAAGGACATCAAGAAACAGGTGATAGCACAACACTGCAGCCAACAGCAATGGGACTGTGCCGCAGAGGTGCTGAAAGGATTCCGGTTGTGGAGCCAGGCAGAGGAGCTGCAAAAAGCCTTTAAATATGCTGATCATGAGAAGACAGATTATG AACTGGAACAGAATGGAAACTGTTCAACTCACATCTCCCAGCTTCCTACAGAAATCATGCTGAGGCTCTTCCATTATTTGAGCCCTGAAGATCTGTGTCGCTGTAGTCAAGTGTGCACCTCTTGGTCAGAGCTGGCTAAGACCGGCTCTCTTTGGAGGCACCTATACCCTGTGCACTGGGCCAGAG GTGATTATTATAATGGCCCACCTGGGGATCTGAACCAAGAGCCGGATGACGATTGGGTGAAGAGTCGGCAGAATGAGGGCCGGGCCTACCAGGAATGGGATGAGGATGCTGATGTTGATGAGTCTG ATGTGTCGGGCCACACAGAGGGCTCTCTGGCAATTAACACTGCTCAACGGGAGAAGAGGCTGCTGAATGGGATCATCCAGAACCTTCTGCCAGCTGTGGGTCCATCTGTCAAGTCCGTTGTTCTGGCGTACAGTTCTACAGTCTCTAGTAAAATG GTGCGCCAAATCCTCAGTCTCTGCCCCAATATTACTCATATGGACCTGACTCAGACTGATGTTACAGATTCTGCATTTGACAG CTGGTCATCTCTTGGAGCATGTCTCTCTCTGGAGCACCTGGATCTGTCTGGGTGTGAGAAGATTACGGATCACACCCTGAAGAAACTGTCTGTTGGGCTGGGTGACCTTTCCTCTTCCACTTGCTTTGAAAAACGCTCAGACCGACGAGCCAAGCTTCTTAAAAGTTCCCCAATACCCATCACACTCATGGATGAGAGAAACTTACACCCAAGAGGGCGGAAGCGCCAGGCCATCATTTTCAAGCAAGGGACAGGCCGTTGGGGTGCTGCCGGCACCCCCACTCGAGTGTGGGTTCTGGACCCCTCAGACCTTGTTGATATTGAAGATGCTGCAGAATGGACCCGCCGCAGCGGGTTGTCTCTTCCTGAAGCAGAAAGCTTTGTAGGGACACAGCTTGTGGGAAGCTCATGCTGTTGCAGGAGGAGTAGGAGGCGCGGGCACAGGACTGGCTCAAACGTCTCCTTTTTGCATCAGCAGTATGCCATGTCTGGGGAAATGTTTTGTGGTCACTCCACCTGCTGCACTAATGACATGGCCCTCAGGACTATTAATGGGCCTCAGTGTGAGTCAGGCACTACCAGAAGCAACACTGCAGAATTTCGGACTAAATGCTCCTCATTTGGGGGGCTGCAGTGTCGGGAGCGCCAAAACAGGACTGACCAGACAGAGGCAAAACGCTCCTTGAGACTTCTCAGTCTCTCTGGATGTTATCAAGTCACAGATTTGGGCTTAAG GGCTCTTTCTCAGCGTGGAGGACTTCCTGCCCTGGAGCATCTCAACTTGTCTGGCTGCCTGTTCATCACTGAGGTGGGGCTGCAGGAGCTGGTGTCAGCCTGTCCTTCCCTCAATGATGAGCACTTCTATTACTGCGACAACATCAACGGTAACATTCACATGTGGAAACACAAGGGGCTCCTATTTTCTCTGAAACACAGAATTATACATACTCACACTCTTGTCTAG
- the fbxl5 gene encoding F-box/LRR-repeat protein 5 isoform X2 has protein sequence MAPFPDEVDVFTGPHWRMKQLVGLYCEKLSKTNFSNNNDFRSFLQSLCATFKEFKMHEQIENEYIIGLLQQRCCTVYNVHSDNKLSEMLSLFEKGLHNVKSEYEQLNYAQQLKERLEAFTQDFLPHMKEEEEVFQPMLMQYFTYEELKDIKKQVIAQHCSQQQWDCAAEVLKGFRLWSQAEELQKAFKYADHEKTDYELEQNGNCSTHISQLPTEIMLRLFHYLSPEDLCRCSQVCTSWSELAKTGSLWRHLYPVHWARGDYYNGPPGDLNQEPDDDWVKSRQNEGRAYQEWDEDADVDESDVSGHTEGSLAINTAQREKRLLNGIIQNLLPAVGPSVKSVVLAYSSTVSSKMVRQILSLCPNITHMDLTQTDVTDSAFDSWSSLGACLSLEHLDLSGCEKITDHTLKKLSVGLGDLSSSTCFEKRSDRRAKLLKSSPIPITLMDERNLHPRGRKRQAIIFKQGTGRWGAAGTPTRVWVLDPSDLVDIEDAAEWTRRSGLSLPEAESFVGTQLVGSSCCCRRSRRRGHRTGSNVSFLHQQYAMSGEMFCGHSTCCTNDMALRTINGPQCESGTTRSNTAEFRTKCSSFGGLQCRERQNRTDQTEAKRSLRLLSLSGCYQVTDLGLRALSQRGGLPALEHLNLSGCLFITEVGLQELVSACPSLNDEHFYYCDNINGPHADTASGCQNLQCGFRACCRSGE, from the exons ATGGCTCCCTTTCCTGACGAGGTGGATGTTTTTACTGGCCCACACTGGCGAATGAAACAGTTAGTGGGCCTATATTGCGAGAAG CTGTCTAAAACCAACTTCTCCAACAACAATGATTTCCGCTCATTTCTTCAGTCACTGTGCGCCACCTTCAAGGAGTTTAAGATGCATGAACAAATTGAGAATGAGTACATTATTGGTCTGTTGCAACAGCGCTGCTGCACTGTGTACAATGTGCACTCTGACAACAAGCTCTCGGAGATGCTGTCCCTCTTTGAAAAGGGGCTGCACAACGTTAAG agTGAATATGAGCAGCTTAACTATGCCCAGCAGCTGAAGGAGAGACTGGAAGCTTTCACACAGGACTTTTTGCCCCAcatgaaagaagaggaagag GTGTTTCAGCCTATGCTTATGCAGTACTTCACCTACGAGGAGCTCAAGGACATCAAGAAACAGGTGATAGCACAACACTGCAGCCAACAGCAATGGGACTGTGCCGCAGAGGTGCTGAAAGGATTCCGGTTGTGGAGCCAGGCAGAGGAGCTGCAAAAAGCCTTTAAATATGCTGATCATGAGAAGACAGATTATG AACTGGAACAGAATGGAAACTGTTCAACTCACATCTCCCAGCTTCCTACAGAAATCATGCTGAGGCTCTTCCATTATTTGAGCCCTGAAGATCTGTGTCGCTGTAGTCAAGTGTGCACCTCTTGGTCAGAGCTGGCTAAGACCGGCTCTCTTTGGAGGCACCTATACCCTGTGCACTGGGCCAGAG GTGATTATTATAATGGCCCACCTGGGGATCTGAACCAAGAGCCGGATGACGATTGGGTGAAGAGTCGGCAGAATGAGGGCCGGGCCTACCAGGAATGGGATGAGGATGCTGATGTTGATGAGTCTG ATGTGTCGGGCCACACAGAGGGCTCTCTGGCAATTAACACTGCTCAACGGGAGAAGAGGCTGCTGAATGGGATCATCCAGAACCTTCTGCCAGCTGTGGGTCCATCTGTCAAGTCCGTTGTTCTGGCGTACAGTTCTACAGTCTCTAGTAAAATG GTGCGCCAAATCCTCAGTCTCTGCCCCAATATTACTCATATGGACCTGACTCAGACTGATGTTACAGATTCTGCATTTGACAG CTGGTCATCTCTTGGAGCATGTCTCTCTCTGGAGCACCTGGATCTGTCTGGGTGTGAGAAGATTACGGATCACACCCTGAAGAAACTGTCTGTTGGGCTGGGTGACCTTTCCTCTTCCACTTGCTTTGAAAAACGCTCAGACCGACGAGCCAAGCTTCTTAAAAGTTCCCCAATACCCATCACACTCATGGATGAGAGAAACTTACACCCAAGAGGGCGGAAGCGCCAGGCCATCATTTTCAAGCAAGGGACAGGCCGTTGGGGTGCTGCCGGCACCCCCACTCGAGTGTGGGTTCTGGACCCCTCAGACCTTGTTGATATTGAAGATGCTGCAGAATGGACCCGCCGCAGCGGGTTGTCTCTTCCTGAAGCAGAAAGCTTTGTAGGGACACAGCTTGTGGGAAGCTCATGCTGTTGCAGGAGGAGTAGGAGGCGCGGGCACAGGACTGGCTCAAACGTCTCCTTTTTGCATCAGCAGTATGCCATGTCTGGGGAAATGTTTTGTGGTCACTCCACCTGCTGCACTAATGACATGGCCCTCAGGACTATTAATGGGCCTCAGTGTGAGTCAGGCACTACCAGAAGCAACACTGCAGAATTTCGGACTAAATGCTCCTCATTTGGGGGGCTGCAGTGTCGGGAGCGCCAAAACAGGACTGACCAGACAGAGGCAAAACGCTCCTTGAGACTTCTCAGTCTCTCTGGATGTTATCAAGTCACAGATTTGGGCTTAAG GGCTCTTTCTCAGCGTGGAGGACTTCCTGCCCTGGAGCATCTCAACTTGTCTGGCTGCCTGTTCATCACTGAGGTGGGGCTGCAGGAGCTGGTGTCAGCCTGTCCTTCCCTCAATGATGAGCACTTCTATTACTGCGACAACATCAACG GTCCTCATGCGGACACAGCCAGTGGATGTCAGAACCTGCAGTGTGGCTTCAGGGCCTGCTGTCGCTCTGGAGAGTGA
- the fbxl5 gene encoding F-box/LRR-repeat protein 5 isoform X3, producing the protein MHEQIENEYIIGLLQQRCCTVYNVHSDNKLSEMLSLFEKGLHNVKSEYEQLNYAQQLKERLEAFTQDFLPHMKEEEEVFQPMLMQYFTYEELKDIKKQVIAQHCSQQQWDCAAEVLKGFRLWSQAEELQKAFKYADHEKTDYELEQNGNCSTHISQLPTEIMLRLFHYLSPEDLCRCSQVCTSWSELAKTGSLWRHLYPVHWARGDYYNGPPGDLNQEPDDDWVKSRQNEGRAYQEWDEDADVDESDVSGHTEGSLAINTAQREKRLLNGIIQNLLPAVGPSVKSVVLAYSSTVSSKMVRQILSLCPNITHMDLTQTDVTDSAFDSWSSLGACLSLEHLDLSGCEKITDHTLKKLSVGLGDLSSSTCFEKRSDRRAKLLKSSPIPITLMDERNLHPRGRKRQAIIFKQGTGRWGAAGTPTRVWVLDPSDLVDIEDAAEWTRRSGLSLPEAESFVGTQLVGSSCCCRRSRRRGHRTGSNVSFLHQQYAMSGEMFCGHSTCCTNDMALRTINGPQCESGTTRSNTAEFRTKCSSFGGLQCRERQNRTDQTEAKRSLRLLSLSGCYQVTDLGLRALSQRGGLPALEHLNLSGCLFITEVGLQELVSACPSLNDEHFYYCDNINGNIHMWKHKGLLFSLKHRIIHTHTLV; encoded by the exons ATGCATGAACAAATTGAGAATGAGTACATTATTGGTCTGTTGCAACAGCGCTGCTGCACTGTGTACAATGTGCACTCTGACAACAAGCTCTCGGAGATGCTGTCCCTCTTTGAAAAGGGGCTGCACAACGTTAAG agTGAATATGAGCAGCTTAACTATGCCCAGCAGCTGAAGGAGAGACTGGAAGCTTTCACACAGGACTTTTTGCCCCAcatgaaagaagaggaagag GTGTTTCAGCCTATGCTTATGCAGTACTTCACCTACGAGGAGCTCAAGGACATCAAGAAACAGGTGATAGCACAACACTGCAGCCAACAGCAATGGGACTGTGCCGCAGAGGTGCTGAAAGGATTCCGGTTGTGGAGCCAGGCAGAGGAGCTGCAAAAAGCCTTTAAATATGCTGATCATGAGAAGACAGATTATG AACTGGAACAGAATGGAAACTGTTCAACTCACATCTCCCAGCTTCCTACAGAAATCATGCTGAGGCTCTTCCATTATTTGAGCCCTGAAGATCTGTGTCGCTGTAGTCAAGTGTGCACCTCTTGGTCAGAGCTGGCTAAGACCGGCTCTCTTTGGAGGCACCTATACCCTGTGCACTGGGCCAGAG GTGATTATTATAATGGCCCACCTGGGGATCTGAACCAAGAGCCGGATGACGATTGGGTGAAGAGTCGGCAGAATGAGGGCCGGGCCTACCAGGAATGGGATGAGGATGCTGATGTTGATGAGTCTG ATGTGTCGGGCCACACAGAGGGCTCTCTGGCAATTAACACTGCTCAACGGGAGAAGAGGCTGCTGAATGGGATCATCCAGAACCTTCTGCCAGCTGTGGGTCCATCTGTCAAGTCCGTTGTTCTGGCGTACAGTTCTACAGTCTCTAGTAAAATG GTGCGCCAAATCCTCAGTCTCTGCCCCAATATTACTCATATGGACCTGACTCAGACTGATGTTACAGATTCTGCATTTGACAG CTGGTCATCTCTTGGAGCATGTCTCTCTCTGGAGCACCTGGATCTGTCTGGGTGTGAGAAGATTACGGATCACACCCTGAAGAAACTGTCTGTTGGGCTGGGTGACCTTTCCTCTTCCACTTGCTTTGAAAAACGCTCAGACCGACGAGCCAAGCTTCTTAAAAGTTCCCCAATACCCATCACACTCATGGATGAGAGAAACTTACACCCAAGAGGGCGGAAGCGCCAGGCCATCATTTTCAAGCAAGGGACAGGCCGTTGGGGTGCTGCCGGCACCCCCACTCGAGTGTGGGTTCTGGACCCCTCAGACCTTGTTGATATTGAAGATGCTGCAGAATGGACCCGCCGCAGCGGGTTGTCTCTTCCTGAAGCAGAAAGCTTTGTAGGGACACAGCTTGTGGGAAGCTCATGCTGTTGCAGGAGGAGTAGGAGGCGCGGGCACAGGACTGGCTCAAACGTCTCCTTTTTGCATCAGCAGTATGCCATGTCTGGGGAAATGTTTTGTGGTCACTCCACCTGCTGCACTAATGACATGGCCCTCAGGACTATTAATGGGCCTCAGTGTGAGTCAGGCACTACCAGAAGCAACACTGCAGAATTTCGGACTAAATGCTCCTCATTTGGGGGGCTGCAGTGTCGGGAGCGCCAAAACAGGACTGACCAGACAGAGGCAAAACGCTCCTTGAGACTTCTCAGTCTCTCTGGATGTTATCAAGTCACAGATTTGGGCTTAAG GGCTCTTTCTCAGCGTGGAGGACTTCCTGCCCTGGAGCATCTCAACTTGTCTGGCTGCCTGTTCATCACTGAGGTGGGGCTGCAGGAGCTGGTGTCAGCCTGTCCTTCCCTCAATGATGAGCACTTCTATTACTGCGACAACATCAACGGTAACATTCACATGTGGAAACACAAGGGGCTCCTATTTTCTCTGAAACACAGAATTATACATACTCACACTCTTGTCTAG